The Drosophila teissieri strain GT53w chromosome X, Prin_Dtei_1.1, whole genome shotgun sequence genome has a segment encoding these proteins:
- the LOC122624151 gene encoding dynein axonemal intermediate chain 7 homolog encodes MNPPKKKLSKKEKARLEAEQAELMRIEMEKEKLKKLEEARQRKKLEMEQAKHRQQQEVAENRQRRAQLKDSMFFFDAVRTAIEAIKDGERHERDWEKFMRCNGLPNAASPSDLRKYIHQWHTDIAKRHLESRNWLLRTDERTLLTQDAQVPDLTRISLRQQQGRLGDIYAQRIKEVLGILNELDEMLPFKQKSALIAADLVKLKTEMRVFLKQHLDEFTYKTMSHIERDMEIDRPGVSKHIYSSDVFQSFVWTFSKDAQIALNPKARIGEQSAHNEIDFPTIEMQISLPPTVYLQSSALRGLWLNYDHFSDYCGSYCLKHARSANANILRQTKREWRKRKEILQAMLDECGREIPLSELEQLTQDQHSASSQPPRERTYDVDKLYAEYEDELSKAHRRAIGPEAYGMLETDVNLRKYRIIGGVYCIDFLETPQQDKQLNARSFIRTITSANSLVHKEYYQTYKPPPPVLPGVRRLPEEIEAEMRMIEAALDKLALVTLQLPDSVIWFEPPVACRWETNVETLEMELADGMKPEAKQPHAGPDGEAAATTATPTEATPLSTHAQPSPLKSSPRCPARMRSQKSDMGGGESRQQVLREINDFDLRAIPSDVDLYGLVKDFVVPRLPQGFCVRLEQSTPVLSTGLRQRKVMFLARQAHIRLGQGKEQMTDDQLEIPKELQKLQLNCQPGLGAEFLDTEEPAEMFPPLCFDKLLKFRQMAPRSRAPAHLQGYLFSQLIEDMDRLWRLQLPRDQQEELIQQISEQLSPTASRTSDPGEKDPREVDNDGELAESMQPLSQELVDVLQPAAAAAAFAYYTGISFVRDSQLPAEADPEASAKRSNSMDSSEDDDDDVDSLVELLEGASTAANTLHDLLGPVTNSQDNSDSESKQKMSNVAAITQGKWSTRDVHDTKFNEDKLSIQFRTGRLGIFGFALNKYSNMPYQTWDLRPDMKNPGTIIFSFTASLISLDMTITKSGYTVNNFQGGSTQGITDMIGKTLSLAELKATLILSAVDIFPDEDAFCYTEGSCEKNYVMEMHCYACLSTMAQSHNFSWSRWNLLAGSRTAVLLVRELIEGKKVPYYSTLLVTPLKTSIIDCTEVSASFNAVGIPGMEYYADLYQLSQAHAQPGSLEKQKTMSPVLRDNVAKILMAIRPLSLC; translated from the exons ATGAAC CCGCCCAAAAAGAAGCTCTCGAAGAAGGAGAAGGCCCGCCTGGAGGCCGAGCAGGCCGAGCTCATGCGTATTGAAATGGAGAAGGAGAA ACTCAAGAAGCTGGAGGAGGCGCGTCAGCGGAAgaagctggagatggagcagGCCAAGCATCGCCAGCAACAGGAGGTGGCGGAGAACCGCCAGAGGAGGGCCCAGCTCAAGGACAGCATGTTCTTCTTCGACGCGGTGCGCACGGCCATCGAGGCCATCAAGGATGGCGAGCGCCACGAGCGGGATTGGGAGAAGTTCATGCGCTGCAATGGCCTGCCAAATGCGGCCAGTCCGAGTGACTTGAGGAAGTACATCCACCAGTGGCACACGGACATTGCCAAGCGGCATCTGGAGTCCAGGAACTGGCTACTGCGCACCGATGAGCGCACGCTGCTCACCCAGGATGCCCAGGTGCCGGATCTCACGAGGATCTCGCTGCGCCAACAGCAGGGCCGATTGGGCGACATCTACGCACAGAGGATTAAGGAGGTTTTGGGG ATCCTCAACGAGTTGGACGAAATGCTGCCGTTCAAACAGAAATCCGCGCTAATTGCCGCCGATCTGGTGAAGCTCAAGACCGAAATGAGGGTGTTCCTCAAACAGCATTTGGACGAGTTCACCTACAAGACCATGTCGCACATCGAGAGGGATATGGA AATCGATAGACCCGGTGTGTCAAAGCACATTTACAGCTCGGATGTATTTCAGAGTTTCGTGTGGACCTTTTCGAAGGATGCTCAAAT TGCTCTCAACCCAAAAGCGCGAATTGGCGAACAGTCGGCGCACAACGAGATCGATTTTCCCACCATCGAGATGCAAATCTCACTGCCGCCCACAGTCTACTTGCAGAGTTCAGCTTTGCGGGGACTCTGGCTGAACTACGATCACTTCAGTGACTACTGCGGCAGTTACTGCTTGAAACATGCGCGATCTGCCAATGCCA ATATCCTGCGGCAAACGAAGCGCGAGTGGCGCAAGCGCAAGGAGATCCTGCAGGCGATGCTGGACGAGTGTGGCCGGGAGATACCACTAtcggagctggagcagctcaCCCAGGACCAGCACTCGGCCAGCTCGCAGCCGCCAAGGGAGCGCACCTACGACGTGGACAAGCTGTATGCGGAGTACGAGGATGAGCTGAGCAAGGCCCATCGCAGGGCCATTGGACCGGAGGCCTACGGAATGCTGGAGACGGACGTGAATCTGCGCAAGTACCGCATCATTGGCGGTGTCTACTGCATCGACTTTCTCGAGACTCCGCAGCAGGATAAGCAGCTCAATGCCCGATCCTTTATTCGCACCA TCACTTCGGCCAACAGTTTGGTGCACAAGGAGTACTACCAGACGTACAAGCCACCACCGCCGGTTTTGCCGGGCGTGCGACGATTGCCCGAGGAGATTGAAGCTGAGATGCGAATGATTGAAGCCGCACTGGATAAGCTGGCACTGGTCACCTTGCA ATTGCCGGACTCGGTGATTTGGTTTGAGCCACCTGTGGCCTGTCGCTGGGAAACCAATGTGGAGACCCTGGAAATGGAGCTGGCCGATGGCATGAAGCCGGAGGCAAAGCAGCCACATGCCGGGCCAGATGGGGAGGCGGCTGCCaccacagccacgcccaccgagGCCACACCCCTCTCCACACACGCCCAGCCCAGTCCCCTGAAGAGCTCGCCCCGCTGCCCGGCCCGCATGCGTTCCCAGAAATCGGACATGGGCGGCGGCGAGTCCCGGCAGCAGGTGCTCCGTGAAATCAACGACTTTGATCTGCGTGCCATACCCAGCGACGTGGACCTGTACGGCCTGGTCAAGGACTTTGTGGTGCCACGTTTGCCACAGGGCTTCTGCGTTCGCCTGGAGCAATCGACGCCGGTGCTGTCCACAGGGCTGAGGCAACGAAAAGTGATGTTCCTGGCGCGACAGGCCCACATCCGATTGGGTCAGGGCAAGGAACAGATGACGGATGATCAACTGGAAATACCCAAGGAACTGCAGAAGCTGCAGCTCAACTGCCAGCCGGGTCTGGGTGCTGAGTTCCTGGACACCGAGGAGCCGGCAGAGATGTTCCCGCCGCTGTGCTTCGATAAGCTCCTCAAGTTCCGACAAATGGCGCCACGTTCCCGGGCACCGGCCCACCTGCAGGGCTACCTGTTTTCCCAGCTAATCGAGGACATGGATCGATTGTGGCGTCTGCAGCTGCCCAGGGATCAGCAGGAGGAGCTCATCCAGCAGATATCCGAGCAGCTTTCGCCCACTGCCTCGCGTACGAGTGATCCAGGTGAGAAGGATCCCCGGGAGGTGGACAACGATGGGGAGCTGGCAGAGAGCATGCAACCACTTAGCCAGGAGCTGGTGGATGTGCTGCAACCggccgccgcagccgccgctTTCGCTTACTACACGGGCATCTCCTTTGTGCGAGACTCACAGCTGCCGGCGGAAGCGGATCCAGAGGCCTCGGCCAAACGCTCCAACAGCATGGACAGCagcgaggacgacgacgacgatgtgGACAGCCTGGTGGAGCTGCTCGAGGGAGCCTCCACGGCGGCCAACACGCTGCACGACCTGCTGGGTCCGGTGACGAACAGTCAGGACAACAGCGACAGCGAAAG CAAACAGAAGATGAGCAATGTGGCTGCCATAACGCAGGGCAAGTGGAGCACCCGCGATGTCCACGACACCAAGTTCAACGAGGACAAGCTCTCCATACAGTTTCGCACGGGCAGATTGG GTATTTTCGGATTTGCCTTGAATAAGTACAGCAACATGCCCTATCAAACTTGGGACCTGCGACCAGATATGAAAAA TCCCGGCACCATCATCTTCAGTTTCACGGCCTCACTAATCAGTCTGGACATGACGATAACCAAATCGGGCTACACGGTGAATAATTTCCAGGGTGGCAGCACGCAGGGCATCACCGATATGATTGGCAAAACACTATCGCTGGCGGAACTGAAGGCCACCCTGATACTGTCCGCCGTGGACATTTTCCCGGACGAGGACGCCTTCTGCTACACGGAGGGTTCCTGCGAGAAGAACTACGTGATGGAGATGCACTGCTATGCCTGCCTGTCCACCATGGCCCAGTCGCACAACTTCAGCTGGTCACGTTGGAATCTGTTGGCCGGATCCCGCACTGCTGTGCTGCTGGTTCGCGAGCTAATCGAGGGTAAGAAGGTGCCATACTACTCAACTCTATTGGTCACCCCACTGAAGACGTCGATAATCGATTGTACGGAGGTATCGGCCAGTTTCAATGCCGTGGGTATACCGGGTATGGAATATTACGCCGATCTGTATCAACTATCCCAGGCTCATGCTCAGCCTGGGAGTCTGGAGAAACAGAAGACCATGAGTCCCGTGCTCAGGGACAATGTGGCCAAGATTTTGATGGCCATTCGACCGCTCAGCTTGTGTTGA